The Coffea arabica cultivar ET-39 chromosome 2c, Coffea Arabica ET-39 HiFi, whole genome shotgun sequence genome includes the window TCTTTTCCTCCATATTCAGCTTGGTCTTAGAGTAATTCTGGGTATTTATAATTTAGTTGGGAGAGATTTATTCTCCTAGCTGTTAATGGAAAAAACTTAGTAGTAGCCGCATAaatattggttttttttttctttctttctattttttcctctctcttggttgtACTTTTTAACTTGCTGAATTAGGACATCTACCCCCTACCATCAGACCATACTTCTATATGATTGAATCTTGATGTTTACGTCTTTCATTCACCAAACATGCCATAATTACTTTACTAGTTGTTCTTGGCTAGGGTTCTGAGGAATGTCTTAGCAATTTCTTTATAAGGTCTCTTGTGGTGTGGTATCAGCTATTTGATCTCATAGTGCTGAATCAAGGagcttcattttctttctaGTCTGTGCGACAACTTGTGTATATGAATCTCAAGCAGATCTCTTGTTTATTGTTATAATCTCATGAACATGGTGGTGGAAGAGCTGATATCTCTGCCTGTTCCTACCACACCATCTCCGGTCCTCAATGGATCTGCTTGTGTATTTTATTGTAAAACAGAGCTTTTCTATAGCTTCTCGAGCACTGATGCTTATTTAATGAAATTGCAATCCTTTTTGTCCCAATTTTCCTCATATTGGTATATGGATGTAATTAGGAGTCGATCTTTCGCTTGTTTTGTTGTGGTGTGctttcttctttaattttcctGATCTGTGTCTTTGTGGGAGCTTAACAGATGAGGGGAGTTGAAAAACAAAGCAGGATATAGTTAATTTGGTCATAGCTGTTtcttaaatttgggatagaatgtgggtttttttttttttttttaatttccaaTTCCTCCAAAAATCTGCAGTCCCATGTCTGCCACAAAGCTAAAAAGCTTCAGTGaatcttttcctttattctgTCTATACTTGAaagatttattatttttctgAAGCTTCTTGTGTTAAACAATTCTGTTTTGGGTGGGAAGGTGTTTTACGTTCATATCAAGGTGTGTGAGTCCAGACTTGTGTTATATACAGTTTTACGTATGCATTGTCATTCTCTTTTCTTACTCTTAAGAACAATGTGGAGTTGGATCCCGAGGAGTATGCTCGTCATGATGTGCAAGTGTCCATCCAGAACAATGTTACATCTGGCACTAATTTAACAGAAAGGTGTGATAGCGATCAAGCAAAATCTAGTGACCAAGTGAGCAAATTAAAATCAGATGACAAAGTTCAGGCATCTAGCCTGTATCTTGTTGATGGTAACTTACAGGTTTGTTCTGTACCACAGcttttgctttatttatttacttttaaaatcTTGGGCCTCACATTCTATTTTGATTATCTCTTTCTGTTTCCTTGCAGAAGGCAAGTCTGAGTAATCCAAGTTTGTTGAATGGTTTGGACAAGTTAAACATGATGGGGAATAACATGGATTTGCAGTCACTGCTGGAGTATGAGGAGTTGCAAGATAAGGAAATAGAGGATGCACAAGAGCATCGGCGCCGATGTGAAATAGAAGAAAGAAATGCACTTATGGCTTATCGGAAGGCCCAGAGAGCCTTGATTGAAGCTAATGCGAGATGCTCTCAACTCTACAGTAAAAGGGAATTATACTCGGCACAGCTTCGATCTCTCATGATGGAGAACCCAAATTTGGTTGTCTCCCTAAGACAGCATGATCAGGTAGAAACCCAATTGGATTCTTCTAATTATGTTTCTGATGTTAATGAGCATCAAATACCCGCATCCAGCCATCAAGTGCACACTGGATCTGATATTAATGGCATACGTGGTTATGATAGTAATGTACCTCCTGCAAACGATCACTATCAGAACCTGTCTAATATGCATGTGAGTGGGCAGAACTTGGTATCTGATCCTTGCTCCAAGCGTGAGGGAAGTCCTTCAGAGGGTCACAAGCAACCTGTGTCAAATGGTGTCTGCTCCCCTTCTGGTGATTTAAGTCAGTCATCTTATCAGGAAGGTGAGATATTTGAATTTAACCATAAATCTgctcaagaaaatatagaatcTGAAAGAACATCAGAATTCAACAAAGATAGGGAAAAGGACATCTATGAGGAGTCTGAAAGACAACCACCATTTGATAGTTCTCAGGACTGTTTTCTTCTTGAAGCGTCATTAAGGTCACAGCTCTTTGAAAAGCTAAAGacaaaaaaattgccaaaaaaggGGACAACCCAGGGCACGGAAGATTTAGTtgaaagaaatgatgaaaatgatgacaGTAGACAGATGATGGAGACTGATACTGCAGATGTACCATTGTCTGAGGCAGAGAATGGCAAACATTCAGATTATGAAGGTAATATTTCTTCTTGAGGATTTACCTGTTTGTCCTGTGATCCTTTCTCAATAGTTCTGGGTAGAGCATTAAAGAAGTCCAAAGTCATGAGAATGGAAATTTTATCTTACTGTAAGGAACTCCAGAGTACACCTGCTACTTTGTTCTTTTGCAAATGTTCTATTTATTGCTATTTGTCATTCCATTGTGTAGATTTATTTTTTGACTTGACTCTCTAATTAAATCTTGGATAAATAGTGAAGAAATCTATTTGTGCAGTCACCACCTCTCTCTCCAGTAAACGTTGTTTTCGATGCTGTATGACAAACTCGCTTTCATCTGATTGGAAGCCAATTATGTGACTTGCACCGTGCGGAGACtctcttccccctccccctctcctTTTGATATGTCTACCAAGTGGAGACTTCGATGATCCATTTTGTCTCAGATGTTTGTAATTGTACATGTTGACTCTTGCTGTCATGTATCCTGGTTTATGATCTTTATTTTTGTAACTTGATATTTTCTGTGATTTTACAATTTCTCCTTTTGGTACAGATtatagcaaggaagaaagatgTCCTGAACTACCAGTCCAGATTAACAACCAGTTTGATATTCCGCATTCAGAGCATGCATCTTCCTCCCAAGATGTTTGTATGGGTAGTTGTATTTCTCTGGGAAGTCAAGAATTTAAAACCTCTGGCACTTTTCTCTTGCCGTCAATGAAGAGTGCATTTAGTGCCCTGAAGTTCATAGAACTTTGCAGTGTGCTAGAGTCCAATAATGCAAGTAGAGGTATGCTCATATCCGATGTTGATGAGGAGAATGAGGATAACTGGGTCACTTGTAAAAGCAAGCCTAGTATATCAAACTTGGATTTGCCTGAAACTTCAATCGACTTATTTGTTGGACAAAGTGGGTATTACTCCTGCAATCTAGCTATTGACCCATTCTGGCCACTTTGTATGTATGAACTCCGAGGAAGATGCAACAACAGTGAGTGTTCTTGGCAGCATGTTAGAGACTACTGCTGTGACAACATGAAACATGATAGTACTGATTATTCTGGTAATGTTAAGTTCGCTTAATCTCTAATATGAATCATGAAATTCTTTTTTATACAAtgtctgtttttcttttgtagTTGTTCAGGTCAGAAGACAATCACCCAGGGAACAATTTGACGGTGCTATGGTGCGTAGGAAGTCTCTGAATCACGTTGATTTAGCTGCCCCTACTTATGTTGTCAGCTTAGACATTCTGAAACCTGATTCACAATCATTTATACCTACTTCATCTCAAGGTTATGGACAATGCTGGGGGAAGTGTTTCAGTGCTTTCTTGGTTTTGTCTAGTTTGTGTCCGATGGTTTCACAATCAAATGAGCCATTTTTGCATGGCACTCAAGCTCGTATAGAGGTCCACTGTAGCTGGAATAGACAGACATCTTATTTTAACAACAGAAATGGGACACTGGTTTGTCAAAGAATCCTTTCCTTCTTTGGGTAGTTTGTTTATGAGTCCTCATCCTTGTGGCTTCcaatttcatttacttgattgtTGAATTACTGCCGGCCTTTTGGCTTTGAGGTGGAATGCTTATTTTCATGGAGTTGATCTTTTGGATAGGAAAGTATAGGAATTGGTGAATGTTCATGTTTCTGCCTTTCTAGAGTTTAATCTTTAATGGAGTCTTTATATTGTGTTCCCTCTTTCCTAAACAGAAAATGTAACTTCGTTAATGTCGTAAATCTTGAAAATGTTCTTCTGAGATGTCAATTCCAATTTGCTTTTCATTTTGGAACATCAAATTTTGTTGTGGTACAGGATCTATAAGCAGATAAATACTTGAagtgtttattttattaaaacaaaatACTGGAAAGACAAGCACTCCTAGGTTCCTTAACTTTCAGTGCATATCTGCTTAGAAGACAGCAATTCCCTAGTGTTTGCTATTGGCATTCATAtctatttctgttttggaacACATGAAGTCATTACCTATGATTTGTGCTTGTAGTGTTGCTTATGCACtctcttggattctcatggtAGATGTTGTTCATATCAATCTATTTATACTTAAAGTGGGGTAGCTCATGCTGGAATTATGAGGATCCGCCTAGCTTTTTTCCTTTGCTCCTTGTAGAACTCTGTCTTCCTTCCCCTTCAACTGATTCTTGTTTTACTTTGTGCTAGTTTAGCGTGTGTTTCTGCTAGCGTTTTGCATTTAATTCAGTGTAGTACACCTTCTAATATTGCAATTTTGGTAGGCTCTCCAGATGAATTGTTTTCTCATTTTCATGGGTATATAGCAATTAACTTACATATTCTTGGGGTTTTCTTAGGGTCAAATTGATCAATGTGTCGTTGATGCTGACCAATCCCTGGAAATAGCTCTCCTTAATTTCAATCAGGAGGCTGACAAGTATAAAGCAAGGATGCAGGTATTAAATGGTTATTGAGTTGGACCAGAGTATTCAGTTTGGAAGGATTTTGTTCTCATTCCATTATCTAAAATATTTAGGCTCTTAAAGTTCTTGCTCAAGCCATTGAGGACAATCCCACATCTGCAGTTCTTTGGATAGTTTACTTGCAAATTTTCTACAGTAATCAGAAGGCAATTGTAAAGGATGACTTGTTCCGATATGCGGTATGtatgtttcttttattttctataCAATGAAGAATTGGAAGTTCGAGACTCCTCAGTTGTGCCTTTTGGATTCAATGTTTGATATAACCGTGTCATTATTGAAAGATTTCTATGAGTTTTATATGAAAATAAAGGCGTGATGAGAGCAAAGGTATCTTATTTAGATAGAAGGTCTTCACAATATCAAAGTCTTCAGGATTTGATATTCACTACCATTTTTGCTAAATGGTCATAAACAAACTATTAACATTTAGTACTGTTTCTTttctgtctttctttttttgaataTATTCTTGTTCTTGCCCTATTTTCCCTGTCCCAGTTCCTGGATtactctttcttctctctttgttTCCTGTTGTTTATTCATGGTATTAAAAACAGAGGTGCATTATGACGACCTTAGTGATATTTATTAGTCTTGCTTGCAATCGTCCCTGTTCTTCATGGGGAAAAATATCACTTGTTCACCAAACTTCTGTTATTGTTGTCTAGGTTTCCAGTTTTGTGTTTATTTCAGTACCAGGAGTTTATGAACTGCTTTATTTGATTTCCAGGTTGAATACAACAAAGAATCTTATGAACTCTGGCTTTTATACATTAACAGTCGTGTACAGCTTGATGATCGGCTGGCTGCATATGATATTGCCCTATTGGCTCTTTCTCACCATACGTCTACTTCTGATGGAGATGCCATGCGCGCAAGCCATTGCACTTTGGATATATTTCTGCAGATGATGAATTTTTTGTGCATGTCTGGCAGTGCTGGTATGGCCCTTGAGAAGATCTCTGGGCTCTTTTTGTCCTCTAAGAAATCTGACAATAACCTTCAACTTTCTCTTCCTGATATTGTTACTTGCCTGACCATTTGTGACAAATTCATCTTCTGGATCTGTTGTGTGTATATACTTCTATATAAGAAATTGCCTGATGCTGTGGTACAGAAATTTGAATGTAGGAAAGAATGTTCTGCTATAGAGTGGCCTTCGGTTTCTTTAAGATCTGATGAGAAGCAACAAGCTGCTTCACTCTTGGAATTAGCTGTTGATTCACTAGCATTGTACATGGATCATGAATCACTTGAAAATGAAACAACTCTAAGGGCTGCACACCTGTTTGCTCTCAACCATGTTAGATGTGTATCGGTCCTGGAGGGCCTCGAATGCAGTAGAAATTTGCTTGGAAAATATATCAAGTTGTATCCGTCATGTTTAGAACTTGTTTTGATGTCAGCTCGGGCTGAATATGACTTGGGGGGCTCCAATTTTAATGGATTTGAGGAAGCTCTTAGAAACTGGCCGGATGAAGTTCCTGGCATTcattgtatttggaatcaatATGTTGGATGTGTCTTCCAGAGTGGGAAATTTGATTTTGTGAAGGACTTAATGGACCAATGGTTTCATTCTGTTCTGGAGGCAAGATATTCTGATTATGGAGTTTTGCAAGCTAAAGATGAGAAGTCAGATAGTTCACTGATGTCAATTTCAGTGTCAGATCTCCATGCTTGGTTTTTGAGTTGTGGTCAGAATGACACTGTGTTCGGGATGCTCAATCTTTCATTGTATAAATTACTGCAGAACAATCAATCCGAAGCTCAAGCTGCATTAGATCTGGCACTGAAGGCAGCTGCCGCTGATAATTACCAGCATTGTTTGAGAGAACTTGTCCCGTTTTTGCTTATAGGTAGTATCAGAGATAAGGGGGTGGTTCATCTCAAAGGCATATTGAACATTCTGAATGTTCATCTGGTTGATGTTCGAGCTTCACTTGGCGCAGAACCACTGTCGCGagatttcattcaaaaaatcaaGAAGCCTGTTGCCCGACAGCTTGTCAGCAAGTTGTTGAGTCCAGCTTCAGCTGACTTTTCTTTGATGAGCTTGGTTCTTGAAGTATGGTACGGTCTTACTCTGTTACCCCGTGTTTGTGATAAAGTGACGGATTTGGTGGACTTTGTGGAAGCCCTGATGGAGATTCTGCCTTCTAATTATTTGCTTGCATTTTCTGTCTGCAAAAAGCTTAGTTCCAATGCCACAAAGTGCTCTGCCAGTTTATCTTTCTGGGCAAGTTCACTCTTGGTAAATGCACTTTTTCATGCTGTTCCTATAGCACCAGAATATGCATGGGTGGAAGCAGCAGATGTTTTGCATGATTTGACGGACATTAAGTGTATACAGGAGAGTTTTCACAAGAAAGCTGTATCCGTATATCCGTTTTCCATCAAACTCTGGAAATCTTATCTCCGTTTATGCGAGACTGAAGGAAATGTGGGATCTGTTAAAAAAGctgccaaagaaaaaggaatcgAGCTGGACTAACAATATGTTCATGAAAGAATGTCAGGTTGGTTGCTTTGGCAATCAGCTGAAGCAAATTTTGGGGAAACGTGTATCTGTTACATTTAGGCAAACTTGCTAGATGATGATTGAGTAAACATAGTTGTGTAAATACTTGAACCGTCAGTATATGTGACATGTCGGTTTACAGGATAGTCGCCTGGTGCTCTGGAACTCATTCCTGTGCATCCATATTAGTTCTGTCTTCTCTTTTGTGAACGAGCTAGACTGGATCATATGCGGTTACCCAGTTTAGTTCTCATTACCAGTGTATCTTCGCATAAGAgttttgagttataaatatccaGTCATTTATAGTTTATGCACTCTGGTCAGAGCCCAGAGGAAGGAATTGAAGCTTGAGGAATTGAAGCTTGTGTGTTTTCTGGTGCAATGTTTTTTCATTTGCAATGAATGGACGGAGTGAGCAAGCATCTTGGTctgctttcatttgtttataCGCGGATCTTCGGAGGGTTAAATAGAAGGATGGTCAGGGTGACAAAAGTATGGAGCTAACGGAAGCTAAATACGTAAATACTTGCGGGAGAGGTAAAATATGAGCATTGTGCTTTGAGAATACATGAATTAGACTGGTACAGCCATGAATCTTATGCGGTAACTCTCTATTCCGCCTCTAGGTCAAACTCATATTCTCCGTGATTGTGATATCTTAtatttttttggtagaaacaTGTAGAAAGGTAAGGAAGCTATATGTCATAGTAAGATAAGAAGTTTCTGGTGAAATCAATGCGAAGTTGCTATTATAACGTGTTTGAGACCCGTACTTTTGACTCGGTGTAAGAATATAATTGCAACTCAAGAGTCATAGaaattattattaattataagTTTTTTTATGAAACAATTATTTATAAGTTGATGATAGTATCAAATCACAGTTGAGGCAGAGTCTTGACTCCTTGTAAGGATGCTTCTATAGAGTCCAATTAGCTAGGATGTAAGCTAAACCTTATTATGAAATGTAGAAGATTGTAATTCTCATTATGGTAGCTAATaaatactccctccctttttttttataactgatgtttaaggttttgcacaccaattaagaaaagtttttcattgcttaaatctgtatactactttccttttgtaccctcattaattgtccaattcaccTATGGAGGGGCAGATAATTACTAGGGTTGTTACAAAGAGAGAAGCAATAATTACTAGGAGTAATAATTAAGAACCATGTATTGGAAAAGAGAggtaaaagggtaaaattgtgaaaaaataattaatactgtatggggataataaaacgacagataaaagtacactagagtaaatttcttaaacgtcagttataaagaAGGGAGGGAGTATTAATTGTGAGAACTAAAAACTTGTTACGAGTATTCTCACACGCTTGCATTTTGCAAATTGGGACAATCAAGGTTCATTGATAActcaataaaaaatgaaaattttgaaaagctaTTAAAGAGAAACAAAAGTTGCTCAACAAAATTATCATGGAAAAAATAATGgcataaaaataaacaaaaaattacTCATGGAGAAAATGTTATATGTAAGTTGAAAACAAAGATAGCTTGAAATTATTGGCTTCAGTAGATATGATTCATATGCAAACCAATCCTATCAAAAAagtgtttatttttctttgaattGTTGTTTATCTTGTACAAGAAATTCTTGTTTTGCTCAATTTAATATAATGTTAAGTTATCCATCTTTCGTTATCTAGCAGTAATGCTCGATTTAAAATAAATCTATATCACTAATTTGTAGCATAACTTTTTTTTCAACATAAAACTTCTCAAAATAGAATTTATAATTAAATATTTCAACAGTTTTATTTTGGCTGAGCGACATATTTTGGCGTGGGCGACAATTAAGGTTAATCCTATGGTTGAATTTGAACCATTAGAATCtatattttgaagaaaagaattgaaatttaagTGTACATCAATTGTGATCCTATATTATTGTACTCCATATTACTATTTGCAATTCCAAAACTcgcacttaaaaaaaaaaaaaaaaaaaaactcaaaagacAGCCTTTTAAATTGTAAACCTCATTAAGGAGTAATTCTTCTATTATTATGATTTATTTTTGGTCGTCCGACAGGAGCAAACCTCTTCTTTTCTCAGTGCTTATACCCTAGTTGTCAATAAAACCTCAGCAGTTGGAGTATTTCGCAGAGCTTATATCCTTTTTCATGCTCATGAGAATCTTTCTTAGCTAGGGTTCTGGTTAGGCTTTCATCTGGTTGATAGAACTTCGTTAGAGTAGAAATGAATAATCTGAAGCTCTCATGGGAGCTACCGTCGAAGCTTCAATTACACTCGGAAGATGAAGTTGTCCAATTTGCAGCATTTGATATTGAACGCAACCGTATCTTCTTCGCCTCCTCGGCCAACTTCATATACACAACTCATATTCCATCTCCTCAAGTAATCTCTTTTTCCTCTGAATCGTTTTTCGTTTCAGTTTGTACTGTCTATCGTATTCTTCTTTTCGCTTTGGCGCGGAAGATTTGAATTATTgttgtaaaaaaaaagttttaaccTTGACAAATTGAGTAAAGAAAAAGGCTGGGCTTTAATTCAATTTGTGCTAATTGGCATGCATGAAAGTAGTAGCGATTAGATATGAAATCATTTACGCCTATTATCAATGATGGTTGTTACGGAGGGTTTGAACAATGGATTAGTAAATTCCAAAAAGTGGCTTGAGAGATAGGTCCCTGTAAATGATcaagattttgcaaaagaaCAAAGCTTCCCTACCCATTTAGAGGTCCGGAACCAAGCTGACCAATACAATTACGAGGACTAcgttctttatttctttttttttaacccccTAATAACTGATCAGTGCCATCTAAAAGGTCTTTGGCTGAATATTTACTCTTCCAGCTTGTTGTTTCGGTAGTTGTTACATGTGTATAAAGAGGAGTgtagacatacctgacatgtgGGATTTTGTGCCAGGATGAAGGAACATGGGGTTCAGCTTCATTATCTGCAGCAGCTGACTCTATTGATATGGAACCGGGAGATTACATTACTTCCATGGATTATCTGATGGAGAAGGAAGCACTGATAATTGGGACTTCGTATGGGCTTCTCTTGCTATATATTGTGGATGATGGTACCACAGAAGTGGTCGGGCGAGTGGAGGGTGGCATAAAGTGCATTTCGCCTAGTCCAGATGGAGATTTGCTTGGTGTCGTTACTGGCTTCGGTCAAATACTAGTGATGACGCATGATTGGGATGTGCTATATGAGATGGCACTGGATGATCATCCTGGGGATGTTGACGTACGTAAGGACTTCTTCCTATATTACTTGATCTTTTTTTACACTGCTAGCTCTTCATATCAAGTTGGTGTGGGTAATTAAGCCTTTTGATAATCTACCTTTTCTTTCAGATGAACCAGCTGTCTCCTCCAACTATTCTTGTGAGAGTCCCATTTCTTGGCGAGGTGATGGCAAATTCTTTGCAACCCTAAGCAAAGTGCATGATGCACTTCCCTTACGTAAAAAACTTAAAGTTTGGGAACGAGATTCAGGTGCACTTCACTCTGTCTCAGAACCAATGGGTTTCATGGGAGCAGTTTTGGACTGGATGCCCAGTGGCGCAAAAATTGCATCTGTTTATGATCGAAGGGAAGAAAAGAATTCCCCATCAATAGTTTTCTTTGAGAAGAATGGGTTGCAACGAAGCTCATTTGGTGTTAATGATAACACTGATGTAAAGGTAGACTCTTTGAAGTGGAATTGTAACTCTGAGCTTCTTGCATTTGTGGTTAGAGGTGAAGATCATGAGTCTATCAAGATTTGGTTCTTCAATAATAATCATTGGTATTTGAAACAAGAGATTAGATACTTAAAGCAGGATGGAGTTAAATTCATCTGGGATCCAACAAAGCCACTACAGTTGATAAGTTGGACTGTCGATGGCCAGATAATGATATACAATTTCATGTGGATCACAGCTGTCATGGATAACTCAACAGCATTTGTAATTGATGACTCCAAGATACTAGTCACCCCACTTTCTGTTTCTCTGATTCCCCCTCCTATGTATTTATTTAGTTTAAAATTTCCCAGTGCAGTTCGAAGTATGGCTTTCTTTTCTCACGGTTCTAAACATAATCTGGCCACATTTTTATCAGATGGCAGGTTGTGTATTGTAGAGCTTCCTGAAATAGATATGTGGGAGGAGCTAGAAGGCACTGAAGTCAGTGTTGAGGCTGCCTCATGTGATATTGGATTTGGATCTTTTACTCACCTGGCATGGTTGGACTCACATGTACTTCTTAGTGTTTCTCATTTTACCGTTAATCAGATTAATTGCTCATTAGGAAACTTTTCTAGCAAGGATGGGCTGCCTGCCTATTACCTGCAAGAAATTCAGGTCATGTGTTCTGAAGATCATAAACCTGGTCCTGTAACATCCACAGGCTGGCAAGCTAAAATTTCCAACCAAATTTCTGTTGAAGAACGGGTAATTGGAATAATCCCTGGCCCACTAAATAGATGTTCAGCATATATTCAGTTTGATGGTGGAAAAATAGTCCAATATTTGTCGAAGTTAGGGGGCAACAGAGTGGTTCCTCTTCAGAAATGTGATGACATGTGTTTCTCATCATCATGCCCATGGATGACTTTGGCTCTTGCTGAGGGGTTCGTGTCACAGAAGGCTTTACTTTTTGGACTTGATGACAATGGAAGGCTTCAAGTCGGTCGAAGGATATTATGTGACAACTGCAgcagtttctcattttattcgaATGCCACAGACCAATCAATAGCACATTTGATTCTTTCAACTAAACAGGATCTGCTATTTATTGTAGACATTGCTGATATTCAAAATGAACAACTGGCTGTTAAATATGGGAATTTCCTACCTGCTTTCAAGACTAGAACTGGAGATGATGGAAGAAACTATATAAACATATGGGAAAGAGGTGCTAGGGTTATAGGTGTGCTACATGGAGATGAGTCTGCTGTCGTTATTCAAACAATTCGTGGAAATCTTGAATGTGTCTACCCAAGGAAACTGGTTCTGGCCTCAATCATCAATGCCTTGGTCCAGGGGCGCTTTAGAGATGCGCTATACATGATACGGCGACATAGGATAGACTTTAATGTTATTGTTGACCACTGTGGTTTGAAAGCCTTTATTCAGTCAGCTCCAGAATTTGTGAAACAGGTGAGCAACTTGAGCTATATAACTGAGTTTGTTTGTGCTATCACAAATGGAAATGTGATGGAGACGTTGTATAAGGATTACATATTGCTACCTTGTCAAAAGGAGTTGAACACTGTAAAATCTGGATATGCTGACAATTCTGATAGTAACAGCAAGATTTCTGCTGTCTTGTTGGCGATAAGAAAGGCCCTGGAGGAGCAAATAGTGGAAAGTCCTTCAAGGGAACTTTGCATTTTGACTACATTGGCTCAAAGCCAACCTCCAGCTCTTGAGGAGGCTTTGACAAGGATAAAATTTGTCCGACAAATGGAGCTATCAGGTTCTGATGGTCCAGGACGGAACAATTATCCTTCTGCTGAGGAATCTTTAAAGCATCTGTTGTGGTTGTCTGATCCAGAAGCAGTTTTTGAAGCTGCTTTAGGAATTTATGATTTGAAACTAGGAGCTATGGTTGCATTAAACTCACAGAAGGATCCAAAAgaatttcttccatttcttcaagaatTAGAACGTATGCCAGCTGCATTAATGCAATATAATATTGACCTTAGACTGCAAAGGTATGAAAATGCTTTGCGACATCTTGTTTCAGCTGGAGATGGTTATTATGAAGATTGCATGAGGCTCATGAGAAGTTATCCTCAGCTCTTCCCCTTGGGTCTGAAACTCATCAGCGATCCTGTTAAAAAAGCACAAATTCTTGATGCATGGGGAGATCATTTGAGTTCAATGAAATCCTTTGAAGATGCTGCTGTCACTTACTTGTGTTGTTCTTCTTTGGAAAAAGCTCTGAAAGCTTATCGTTCTTCTGGTAATTGGAGAGGAGTTCTTACAGTTGCTGGGCTGATCAAATCTGGGAAGGAGGAAGTAATACAGCTGGCATATGAACTCTGCGAGGAGCTCCAGGCACTTGGTAAACCAGGAGATGCTGCCACAATAGCCTTGGAGTACTGTGGTGATGTCAAGGCAGGTATTGATCTTTTGGTTAGTGCAAGGGATTGGGAGGAGGCTCTGAGGATTGCCTTCCTTCACTTGAGGGATG containing:
- the LOC113725508 gene encoding elongator complex protein 1 isoform X1 is translated as MNNLKLSWELPSKLQLHSEDEVVQFAAFDIERNRIFFASSANFIYTTHIPSPQDEGTWGSASLSAAADSIDMEPGDYITSMDYLMEKEALIIGTSYGLLLLYIVDDGTTEVVGRVEGGIKCISPSPDGDLLGVVTGFGQILVMTHDWDVLYEMALDDHPGDVDVHEPAVSSNYSCESPISWRGDGKFFATLSKVHDALPLRKKLKVWERDSGALHSVSEPMGFMGAVLDWMPSGAKIASVYDRREEKNSPSIVFFEKNGLQRSSFGVNDNTDVKVDSLKWNCNSELLAFVVRGEDHESIKIWFFNNNHWYLKQEIRYLKQDGVKFIWDPTKPLQLISWTVDGQIMIYNFMWITAVMDNSTAFVIDDSKILVTPLSVSLIPPPMYLFSLKFPSAVRSMAFFSHGSKHNLATFLSDGRLCIVELPEIDMWEELEGTEVSVEAASCDIGFGSFTHLAWLDSHVLLSVSHFTVNQINCSLGNFSSKDGLPAYYLQEIQVMCSEDHKPGPVTSTGWQAKISNQISVEERVIGIIPGPLNRCSAYIQFDGGKIVQYLSKLGGNRVVPLQKCDDMCFSSSCPWMTLALAEGFVSQKALLFGLDDNGRLQVGRRILCDNCSSFSFYSNATDQSIAHLILSTKQDLLFIVDIADIQNEQLAVKYGNFLPAFKTRTGDDGRNYINIWERGARVIGVLHGDESAVVIQTIRGNLECVYPRKLVLASIINALVQGRFRDALYMIRRHRIDFNVIVDHCGLKAFIQSAPEFVKQVSNLSYITEFVCAITNGNVMETLYKDYILLPCQKELNTVKSGYADNSDSNSKISAVLLAIRKALEEQIVESPSRELCILTTLAQSQPPALEEALTRIKFVRQMELSGSDGPGRNNYPSAEESLKHLLWLSDPEAVFEAALGIYDLKLGAMVALNSQKDPKEFLPFLQELERMPAALMQYNIDLRLQRYENALRHLVSAGDGYYEDCMRLMRSYPQLFPLGLKLISDPVKKAQILDAWGDHLSSMKSFEDAAVTYLCCSSLEKALKAYRSSGNWRGVLTVAGLIKSGKEEVIQLAYELCEELQALGKPGDAATIALEYCGDVKAGIDLLVSARDWEEALRIAFLHLRDDLVSEVKIACLECANLLIGEYEEGLEKVGKYVARYLAVRQRRLFLAAKLRSDEQSVAELDDETASEVSSSFSGMSAYTTGTRRGSAASISSTSTKGRGRQRNKGKIRAGSPGEEMALVEHLNGMALATGAKHEIKSLLMSLLMLGEEDLARKLQRACENFQLSQMAAVKLAEDAMLTDSMDDYVYSLEHYIQKVRKEVHNLEAFSWQSRVLV